In a single window of the Micromonospora sp. WMMD1155 genome:
- a CDS encoding ABC transporter ATP-binding protein, whose amino-acid sequence MAVPAIRTVGLTKRYGRVCALDALDLTVPAGEVFGFLGPNGAGKSTTIRMLLGSARPTSGRAWIFDADAADVATAHRSIAYVPADVALWPALTGAEALELLGRLGPGVDRAYRDELVDRFALDPSKPGRAYSTGNRQKVALVAAFATRAPLLVLDEPTSGLDPLMEQEFQAAVAQARERGQTVFLSSHQLAEVEAVCDQVAILREGRLVEVAGVAALRRLHRSQVEVSFADVAPDLSGVAGVETVEQMGPARLRFTLTGPPAAALRALSAVDVTALRIHEPTLEEIFLDYYQQPSR is encoded by the coding sequence ATGGCTGTTCCCGCGATCCGCACCGTCGGTCTGACCAAACGCTACGGCCGGGTGTGCGCACTGGACGCACTCGACCTGACGGTGCCGGCCGGCGAGGTGTTCGGCTTTCTCGGGCCGAACGGCGCCGGTAAGTCCACCACGATCCGGATGCTGCTCGGATCGGCGCGTCCCACCTCCGGACGGGCCTGGATCTTCGATGCCGATGCGGCCGACGTGGCGACGGCGCACCGCTCGATCGCGTACGTTCCGGCCGATGTCGCGCTCTGGCCGGCCCTGACCGGCGCCGAGGCGTTGGAGTTGCTGGGTCGGCTCGGGCCGGGCGTGGACCGCGCCTACCGAGACGAGCTGGTGGACCGGTTCGCGTTGGACCCGTCCAAGCCGGGTCGGGCGTACTCGACCGGTAACCGGCAGAAGGTCGCCCTGGTGGCGGCGTTCGCCACCCGCGCGCCGCTGCTCGTGCTCGACGAGCCGACGAGCGGTTTGGACCCGCTGATGGAGCAGGAGTTCCAGGCCGCCGTCGCGCAGGCCCGCGAACGGGGGCAGACGGTGTTCCTCAGCTCCCATCAGCTCGCCGAGGTCGAGGCGGTGTGCGACCAGGTGGCGATCCTGCGCGAGGGCCGCCTCGTCGAGGTCGCCGGGGTCGCCGCACTGCGTCGGCTGCACCGCAGCCAGGTCGAGGTGAGCTTCGCCGACGTGGCTCCGGACCTGAGTGGGGTGGCGGGCGTCGAGACCGTGGAACAGATGGGTCCCGCCCGGCTGCGGTTCACCCTCACCGGCCCGCCGGCGGCGGCGCTGCGCGCACTGTCCGCCGTGGACGTGACCGCGCTGCGGATCCACGAGCCGACCCTGGAGGAGATCTTCCTCGACTACTACCAGCAGCCGTCCCGGTGA
- a CDS encoding SCP2 sterol-binding domain-containing protein — protein sequence MTATSAFFERLTVAGQDPRFSKVCGSVRFDIRDGDRLDQWLLTIDHGRMRVTRSGAPATTVIMVSAQVADAMARGEVNGLAAITRGEILVDGDLGLALRIGRLFPREPEPPEHSGRDGGPDTARNDGPDGGR from the coding sequence ATGACGGCGACCAGCGCCTTTTTCGAGCGGTTGACCGTTGCCGGCCAGGATCCGCGTTTCAGCAAGGTCTGTGGGAGCGTGCGTTTCGACATTCGTGACGGCGACCGTCTCGACCAGTGGCTGCTGACCATCGACCACGGCCGGATGCGGGTGACGAGGAGCGGCGCGCCGGCCACCACCGTGATCATGGTTTCGGCGCAGGTCGCGGATGCGATGGCGCGTGGCGAGGTGAACGGGCTGGCGGCGATCACCCGGGGCGAGATCCTGGTCGACGGTGACCTCGGCCTGGCGTTGCGGATCGGGCGGCTGTTCCCGCGCGAGCCGGAGCCGCCGGAGCACAGCGGCCGAGACGGCGGCCCGGACACCGCCCGCAACGACGGCCCGGACGGCGGCCGGTGA
- a CDS encoding hydrolase produces the protein MFDVTNVKAAPSPDLLTPDNSVMLFVDHQPQMFFGTGSGDRTAIVNATVGLAKAAKAFNVPVVLTTVAAESFSGPILPQLAEVFPGQEVIDRTTMNAWEDGAVVEAIKATGRKKIIISGLWTEVCIVLPVLSALGQGYEVYVVADASGGVTPQAHEHAIQRMINAGAVPVTWIQVLLELQRDWARSETYLSVMDIVKAHGGAYGLGVVYAQSVMGAHAAG, from the coding sequence ATGTTCGATGTCACCAACGTCAAGGCCGCTCCGAGCCCTGACCTGCTGACCCCCGACAACTCGGTCATGCTCTTCGTCGATCACCAGCCGCAGATGTTCTTCGGAACCGGCAGTGGCGACCGCACGGCGATCGTCAACGCCACCGTGGGTCTCGCGAAGGCGGCGAAGGCGTTCAACGTCCCGGTGGTCCTGACCACGGTGGCCGCCGAGTCGTTCTCGGGCCCGATCCTGCCGCAACTGGCCGAGGTCTTCCCCGGTCAGGAGGTCATCGACCGCACCACGATGAACGCCTGGGAGGACGGCGCGGTCGTCGAGGCGATCAAGGCCACCGGCCGCAAGAAGATCATCATTTCGGGTCTCTGGACCGAGGTCTGCATCGTGCTTCCGGTGCTGTCCGCGCTGGGTCAGGGCTACGAGGTGTACGTGGTGGCGGACGCCTCCGGCGGTGTCACCCCGCAGGCTCACGAGCACGCCATCCAGCGCATGATCAACGCTGGCGCGGTCCCGGTGACCTGGATCCAGGTGCTGCTCGAGCTGCAGCGCGACTGGGCCCGGTCCGAGACCTACCTGTCGGTCATGGACATCGTCAAGGCGCACGGCGGCGCGTACGGCCTCGGCGTCGTCTACGCCCAGTCCGTCATGGGCGCCCACGCCGCAGGTTGA
- a CDS encoding amidohydrolase, which yields MATMPVAGLPPISDTHVADLVVRNAKVYTGDPARTQASAVAIKDGKVTVVGDDDDVAALIGARTRVVDALGRRVIPGLNDSHLHVIRGGLNYVLELRWDGVPTLRQALAMLREQAGRTPKGQWVRVVGGWSADQFAEKRLPTLAELNAAAPDTPVFVLHLYQSALMNRAALRAAGYTKATPDPRGGQIVRGRDGEPTGMLLAAPSALILYSTLAAAPTLQGDDLKNSTRHFLRELNRFGLTSAIDAAGGFQNFPDNYGTVIDLARSGQLSLRIAYHLFPQTPGQEIQDLRRWIDMVRPGDGDEWLRLNGAGENLTWSAADFENFTEPRPELAADYEAGFEKAVRMLLENGWGFRLHATYDETIRRDLAVFEKLAAEGLFPAGNRWLFDHAETVSRDSLDRIAALGGAMSIQNRMSFQGEAFVRRYGAGAAAEAPPVRAMLDRGLIVGAGTDATRVSSYNPWVALHWLIAGRTVGDLTIYPPQNRVSRETALTMYTQAGAKLTGEQDVKGILKPGFYGDLAILSDDFFAVDEQDIPHIESLLTVTGGRIVYAAAEYEGLDEALPTISPAWSPVAYFGGYQATVKPSISGARQAELLGQAVAESEQHRQWRAQRGFTPAAAPEIFDTCFVL from the coding sequence ATGGCTACCATGCCTGTAGCTGGGCTTCCCCCGATCAGCGACACCCACGTCGCCGATCTCGTGGTCCGCAACGCCAAGGTCTACACCGGTGATCCGGCTCGCACTCAGGCCAGCGCCGTCGCCATCAAGGACGGCAAGGTCACGGTGGTCGGCGACGACGACGACGTCGCCGCTCTGATCGGCGCCCGGACCCGAGTGGTCGACGCGCTGGGCCGCCGGGTCATCCCGGGCCTGAACGACTCCCACCTGCACGTGATCCGCGGTGGTCTGAACTACGTGCTGGAGCTGCGCTGGGACGGCGTTCCCACCCTGCGGCAGGCGCTGGCGATGCTGCGTGAGCAGGCCGGGCGCACCCCGAAGGGGCAGTGGGTACGAGTGGTCGGCGGATGGTCCGCGGACCAGTTCGCCGAGAAGCGGCTGCCCACCCTGGCCGAACTCAACGCGGCGGCACCGGATACCCCGGTGTTCGTGCTGCACCTGTACCAGTCCGCGTTGATGAACCGGGCGGCGCTGCGGGCGGCCGGCTACACCAAGGCCACCCCCGACCCTCGGGGCGGGCAGATCGTGCGCGGCCGCGACGGTGAGCCGACGGGGATGCTGCTGGCCGCGCCGAGCGCGCTGATCCTCTACTCCACGTTGGCCGCCGCGCCGACCCTGCAGGGTGACGACCTCAAGAACTCCACCCGGCACTTCCTGCGCGAGCTGAACCGTTTCGGCCTCACGTCGGCCATCGACGCGGCCGGCGGCTTCCAGAACTTCCCCGACAACTACGGCACCGTCATCGACCTGGCCCGCTCCGGTCAACTGTCGCTGCGCATCGCCTACCACCTCTTCCCGCAGACCCCTGGACAGGAGATCCAGGACCTGCGGCGGTGGATCGACATGGTCCGACCCGGCGACGGCGACGAGTGGCTGCGCCTCAACGGCGCGGGCGAGAACCTGACCTGGTCGGCGGCCGACTTCGAGAACTTCACCGAGCCCCGGCCCGAACTGGCGGCCGACTACGAGGCGGGCTTCGAGAAGGCCGTACGGATGTTGCTGGAGAACGGGTGGGGTTTCCGGCTGCACGCCACCTATGACGAGACGATCCGCCGCGACCTGGCGGTGTTCGAGAAGCTCGCCGCCGAAGGGCTGTTCCCCGCCGGCAACCGCTGGTTGTTCGACCATGCCGAGACCGTCTCCCGCGACAGCCTGGACCGCATCGCCGCCCTCGGCGGTGCCATGTCGATCCAGAACCGGATGTCCTTCCAGGGCGAGGCGTTCGTACGCCGGTACGGCGCCGGCGCCGCCGCCGAGGCCCCGCCGGTCCGCGCCATGCTGGACCGCGGGTTGATCGTCGGCGCCGGCACCGACGCCACCCGGGTCTCCTCCTACAACCCCTGGGTCGCGCTGCACTGGCTGATCGCCGGTCGCACCGTCGGTGACCTGACGATCTACCCGCCGCAGAACCGCGTCAGCCGGGAGACCGCGTTGACGATGTACACCCAGGCCGGCGCCAAGCTCACCGGTGAGCAGGACGTCAAGGGCATCCTCAAGCCCGGGTTCTACGGGGATCTCGCCATCCTCTCCGACGACTTCTTCGCCGTCGACGAGCAGGACATCCCGCACATCGAGTCGCTGCTCACCGTCACCGGCGGCCGCATCGTCTACGCGGCGGCCGAGTACGAAGGGCTGGACGAGGCGTTGCCGACGATCAGCCCGGCCTGGAGCCCGGTCGCCTACTTCGGCGGCTACCAGGCCACCGTGAAGCCCAGCATCTCCGGGGCACGGCAGGCCGAGTTGCTGGGCCAGGCCGTCGCCGAGTCTGAGCAGCATCGGCAGTGGCGTGCGCAGCGCGGCTTCACCCCGGCCGCCGCACCCGAGATCTTCGACACCTGCTTCGTGCTGTAA
- the nhaA gene encoding Na+/H+ antiporter NhaA, giving the protein MTPPPTPGQPQLLPRGSWPEVRRIGDILRTETVGGILLLVAALLALAWANSPWSGAYQSLGDLTIGPEALHLDLTLGQWAADGLLAIFFFVAGLELKREFVAGDLREPRRAVLPVAAAVGGMTVPALIYVGFNLWAGDGALAGWAIPTATDIAFALAVLGVINTNLPAAMRTFLLTLAVVDDLLAIVIIAVFYTSSLHFGPLLLALVPLALFGLLVQRRVRSWWLLLPLAATTWALVHASGVHATVAGVLLAFTVPVIRRTPGPGRGLAEHFEHRIRPLSAGVAVPVFAFFAAGVSIAGASGLGATLTDSVTLGIAVGLVAGKAAGVLGATWLVQRFTRARLAEGLAWWDIVGLSLLAGIGFTVSLLIGELAFGAGTERDDHSKIGVLLGSLVSALLATIVLRARNRHYEGVCAVEERDTDADGVPDVYEASANRPGPA; this is encoded by the coding sequence ATGACCCCGCCACCCACGCCCGGCCAGCCGCAGCTCCTTCCCCGCGGCAGTTGGCCCGAGGTACGCCGGATCGGCGACATCCTCCGCACCGAGACGGTCGGTGGGATTCTGCTCCTGGTCGCCGCGCTGCTCGCCCTGGCCTGGGCGAACTCGCCCTGGTCCGGGGCTTACCAGTCATTGGGTGACCTGACGATCGGCCCCGAGGCACTGCACCTCGATCTCACCCTGGGCCAGTGGGCCGCCGACGGCCTCCTGGCGATCTTCTTCTTCGTCGCCGGGCTGGAGCTCAAGCGTGAGTTCGTCGCCGGTGACCTGCGGGAGCCCCGACGTGCGGTCCTGCCCGTCGCCGCCGCGGTCGGCGGGATGACGGTGCCGGCGCTGATCTACGTCGGTTTCAACCTGTGGGCGGGCGACGGGGCGTTGGCGGGTTGGGCGATCCCCACCGCCACCGACATCGCGTTCGCACTCGCCGTACTGGGGGTGATCAACACCAACCTGCCGGCGGCGATGCGGACGTTCCTGCTGACTCTCGCGGTGGTGGACGACCTGCTGGCGATCGTGATCATCGCGGTGTTCTACACGAGTTCCCTGCATTTCGGCCCGCTGCTGCTCGCGCTGGTTCCGTTGGCCCTGTTCGGGTTGCTGGTGCAGCGGCGGGTCCGATCGTGGTGGCTGCTGCTGCCGCTGGCCGCGACGACCTGGGCACTCGTGCACGCCTCGGGCGTGCACGCCACCGTCGCCGGGGTGCTGCTCGCCTTCACGGTGCCGGTGATCCGCCGCACGCCGGGGCCGGGCCGGGGCCTGGCGGAGCATTTCGAGCACCGGATCCGGCCACTGTCCGCCGGGGTGGCGGTGCCGGTGTTCGCGTTCTTCGCCGCCGGAGTGTCGATCGCCGGCGCGAGTGGCCTCGGCGCGACGCTCACCGACTCGGTCACTCTCGGCATCGCGGTCGGTCTGGTGGCGGGCAAGGCGGCCGGCGTGCTCGGCGCCACCTGGCTCGTGCAGCGGTTCACGCGGGCCCGGCTCGCGGAAGGGCTCGCCTGGTGGGACATCGTCGGGCTGTCGCTGCTGGCCGGGATCGGCTTCACCGTGTCCCTGCTGATCGGCGAGCTGGCGTTCGGTGCCGGCACCGAACGGGACGACCATTCCAAGATCGGCGTGCTGCTCGGGTCTCTGGTGTCGGCGCTGCTCGCCACCATCGTGCTGCGCGCTCGTAACCGCCACTACGAGGGCGTGTGCGCGGTGGAGGAGCGCGACACCGACGCCGACGGCGTACCGGACGTCTACGAGGCGTCGGCGAACCGGCCCGGGCCCGCCTGA
- a CDS encoding YoaK family protein, protein MTATAVSGVIDAISYLGLGHVFTANMTGNVVILGFAAAGAPGFSVLGSLVSLAAFLLGAGVAGRLATIMGSGTPHRQLRWVLGVELILLAAATAVAFATSHAIVPLIALTALAMGLRNGTVRKLAVPDVTTTVLTLTLTGLASDSKPAGGSNPRAGRRLASVLAMLAGAFGGALLVRHVGVGWPLLAATVGTAVAVLAVPRSDTAS, encoded by the coding sequence ATGACCGCGACGGCCGTGAGCGGTGTCATCGACGCCATCAGCTATCTGGGCCTGGGCCACGTCTTCACCGCGAACATGACGGGCAACGTGGTCATCCTCGGCTTCGCCGCCGCCGGCGCGCCCGGCTTCTCGGTGCTCGGTTCGCTGGTGTCGCTGGCCGCCTTCCTGCTCGGCGCCGGCGTCGCCGGACGCCTGGCGACGATCATGGGCAGCGGGACACCCCATCGCCAACTGCGCTGGGTCCTCGGTGTCGAACTGATCCTGCTGGCCGCGGCGACAGCCGTCGCCTTCGCCACCAGCCACGCGATCGTCCCGCTCATCGCCCTGACGGCGCTGGCCATGGGCCTGCGCAACGGGACGGTACGCAAGCTCGCGGTACCGGACGTGACCACGACCGTGCTGACCCTCACGTTGACCGGTCTGGCATCGGACTCGAAGCCGGCCGGTGGCAGCAATCCGCGTGCGGGCCGCCGGCTGGCCTCCGTACTGGCCATGCTGGCCGGCGCGTTCGGCGGTGCCCTGCTCGTACGGCACGTGGGTGTCGGCTGGCCCCTGCTGGCCGCCACGGTCGGCACCGCCGTAGCGGTACTGGCCGTACCCCGCAGCGACACCGCGAGCTGA
- a CDS encoding sigma-70 family RNA polymerase sigma factor, with protein MSDGDLISVLYASCFRRLVVQLYAVTGDLSEAQEAVQEAFTRALVSPRRFAALENPEAWLRRVAVNWARSRFRRRRVLDGLLRRIGPPPDVADHSPEHLALLAALRELPEGQRHALALHYLVDLPVDEIADTLGVSAGTVKSRLSRGRTALAALLADTDTAETDDTETGRIDAWS; from the coding sequence GTGTCCGACGGCGATCTGATCTCGGTCCTCTACGCCAGCTGTTTCCGGCGCCTGGTGGTCCAGTTGTACGCGGTGACCGGGGACCTCAGCGAGGCGCAGGAGGCGGTCCAGGAGGCGTTCACCCGGGCTCTGGTGTCGCCACGGCGCTTCGCCGCGCTGGAGAACCCGGAGGCGTGGTTGCGGCGGGTCGCCGTGAACTGGGCCCGCAGCCGGTTCCGCCGCCGTCGGGTGCTCGACGGCCTGCTGCGCCGGATCGGCCCACCGCCGGACGTCGCCGACCACTCCCCCGAGCACCTCGCCCTGCTCGCCGCGCTGCGGGAGCTGCCGGAGGGGCAGCGACACGCCCTCGCGCTGCACTACCTCGTCGACCTGCCGGTGGACGAGATCGCCGACACCCTGGGCGTGTCCGCCGGGACGGTGAAGTCCCGCCTGTCCCGGGGTCGGACGGCCCTGGCGGCGCTGCTCGCCGACACCGACACCGCCGAAACCGACGACACCGAGACCGGGAGGATCGATGCGTGGTCGTGA
- a CDS encoding carboxypeptidase regulatory-like domain-containing protein yields the protein MTRALLRHLTATVAVALLVVEAAAPAAARTPGSGSPAPGQVRTVVRDAATGAPVPRACAALVPVDAATLAAVTIGEDQLGRYGGCSDEQGVLLTGDVAPGKYRLMVRPYDATVHGLQWVGRHGGTGERERAQVVHVRAGTVTSAPTVRLDPPGTVVGVVTEAATGAPVPRALVMVVPHVPDPKYGDHGPTTDEDGRYTVTGLGPYHWPVQFAANGFATVWSGGVGARAQARTVRVRAQQTATLDQALPAGTPLGGAVRVDELLTYAQVLAFDAATGDLAGVADVGDTYALRLLPGQRVKLRCDCSYAQPVWHRDAAGFDGATPVRVRRAPSVVDFDLG from the coding sequence GTGACCCGCGCACTCCTGCGCCATCTGACCGCCACCGTCGCCGTCGCACTGCTCGTCGTGGAGGCCGCCGCGCCGGCTGCCGCGCGTACCCCCGGATCCGGGTCTCCCGCGCCCGGCCAGGTCCGCACGGTGGTGCGCGACGCGGCCACCGGCGCGCCGGTCCCCCGGGCCTGCGCCGCGCTCGTCCCGGTGGACGCCGCAACCCTCGCCGCGGTCACCATCGGAGAGGACCAACTCGGCCGGTACGGGGGCTGCTCCGACGAGCAGGGTGTCCTGCTGACCGGCGACGTGGCCCCGGGGAAGTACCGGCTCATGGTGCGCCCCTACGACGCGACGGTCCACGGCCTGCAGTGGGTGGGCCGGCACGGCGGCACCGGTGAGCGCGAACGGGCACAGGTCGTCCACGTCCGGGCCGGCACGGTGACCAGCGCGCCGACCGTCCGGCTCGACCCGCCGGGCACCGTCGTCGGCGTGGTGACCGAGGCCGCGACCGGCGCACCGGTTCCCCGCGCGTTGGTGATGGTGGTGCCGCACGTGCCGGACCCGAAGTACGGCGACCACGGCCCCACCACCGACGAGGACGGCCGTTACACGGTCACCGGCCTCGGGCCGTACCACTGGCCGGTGCAGTTCGCCGCGAACGGGTTCGCGACCGTGTGGTCCGGTGGGGTGGGCGCCCGGGCGCAGGCGCGGACGGTACGGGTCCGCGCCCAGCAGACCGCGACCCTCGACCAGGCGCTGCCCGCCGGGACACCGCTGGGCGGGGCGGTACGGGTCGACGAGCTACTCACCTACGCCCAGGTGCTCGCGTTCGACGCGGCGACCGGTGACCTGGCCGGCGTGGCGGACGTGGGCGACACCTACGCCCTGCGCCTGCTCCCCGGTCAACGGGTCAAGCTGCGCTGCGACTGCTCGTACGCCCAGCCGGTGTGGCACCGCGACGCCGCCGGGTTCGACGGCGCGACCCCGGTGCGGGTCCGGCGGGCGCCGAGCGTCGTGGACTTCGACCTGGGGTGA
- a CDS encoding DoxX family protein, with the protein MDIGLLILRLVIGLLFAGHGIQKISHRLSGDGIEGGAAEFRADGFRGGRLTAAAAGLGQIAAGLLLVAGALTPLAATIAAGVMTVAITVKWRNGLWVQHNGYEYPLVLLVLPAVLSLTGPGDWSVDRALGLLPWAWWWTAAAIGLGVASGLMTRLLLARPRLGRAP; encoded by the coding sequence ATGGACATCGGCTTGCTCATCCTGAGGTTGGTCATCGGACTTCTCTTCGCCGGGCACGGGATCCAGAAGATCAGTCACCGCCTGAGCGGCGACGGGATCGAGGGTGGAGCGGCGGAGTTCCGGGCGGACGGGTTCCGCGGCGGTCGCCTCACGGCGGCCGCCGCGGGCCTCGGGCAGATCGCTGCGGGCCTTCTGCTCGTCGCGGGAGCGCTCACCCCGCTGGCCGCGACGATCGCGGCGGGCGTGATGACCGTCGCGATCACGGTGAAGTGGCGCAACGGCCTCTGGGTCCAGCACAACGGGTACGAGTATCCCCTGGTCCTGCTGGTCCTGCCGGCGGTGCTGTCGCTCACCGGTCCCGGCGACTGGTCCGTCGATCGGGCTCTGGGGCTGCTTCCCTGGGCCTGGTGGTGGACGGCCGCGGCGATCGGGCTGGGCGTGGCCAGTGGGCTGATGACCCGCTTGCTGCTCGCACGCCCTAGGCTCGGTCGTGCGCCGTGA
- a CDS encoding glycogen debranching N-terminal domain-containing protein, protein MQGTVACIDGNTFMVSDASGDVESSPAAPVGLFAADTRFLSRWMLFVNGECMTALSVDDSQYYEVTFFVVPGAAVDYVQADLSAIRRRRIGPDLTESLTIFNYGEREMELDIRLEVAADFADIFEIKFDVGDKVGTYYTEVGTNDLRLGYRRSTYHRQVVVSATEPAEYDAEGLRFTVHLGPGEQWSTRLQAAMRALRPDGVDLRAALRAQRPDDTTLPASVRAWVAAAPTLDTDSVALQQVYARSLVDLAALRFAPLSLGGATVPAAGLPWFMTLFGRDSLLTCLQTLAVTPSLAPPTLRILASLQGARRDDVLEEDPGRILHELRYGESAAFEEQPHSPYYGTVDASPLFVVLLDEYERWSGDTALVLELEQEARAALAWIDTYADLTSTGYIWYERRNRATGLDNQCWKDSWDSISYADGRLPGFPRATCETQGYAYDAKIRGARLARTVWGDPAFAERLEQEAAALYDRFNRDFWLEDAGFYALALDHDGTPVDSLSSNIGHLLWSGIVPPERAPRIVEHLMGPALFSGWGVRTFAEGQRRYNPLGYHNGTVWPFDNSFIAWGLRRYGFTGEAGRIAESILSAATYFQGRLPEAFGGFDRATTRYPVRYPTAGSPQAWSSGACMLLIRTMLGLDPHEDHLAVDPALPSTFGRIALLDVPGRWGKADAFARHRPDQP, encoded by the coding sequence ATCCAGGGCACGGTGGCGTGCATCGACGGGAACACCTTCATGGTGTCCGATGCCAGTGGCGATGTGGAGTCGTCCCCCGCCGCCCCGGTCGGGCTGTTCGCCGCCGACACCCGTTTCCTGTCCCGCTGGATGCTCTTCGTCAACGGCGAGTGCATGACCGCGCTGTCGGTGGACGACAGCCAGTACTACGAGGTCACCTTCTTCGTGGTGCCGGGCGCCGCGGTGGACTACGTGCAGGCCGACCTGTCCGCCATCCGGCGCCGGCGGATCGGCCCGGACCTGACCGAGTCGTTGACGATCTTCAACTACGGCGAGCGGGAGATGGAACTCGACATCCGCCTGGAGGTGGCCGCCGACTTCGCCGACATCTTCGAGATCAAGTTCGACGTCGGCGACAAGGTCGGCACGTACTACACCGAGGTCGGCACGAACGATCTTCGTCTGGGTTACCGGCGGTCCACGTACCACCGGCAGGTGGTGGTCTCCGCCACCGAACCGGCGGAGTACGACGCTGAGGGTCTCCGGTTCACGGTCCACCTCGGCCCCGGGGAGCAGTGGTCCACCCGGCTTCAGGCGGCGATGCGGGCGCTGCGCCCGGACGGCGTCGACCTGCGCGCCGCCCTGCGGGCGCAGCGCCCGGACGACACCACGCTGCCCGCCAGCGTGCGGGCCTGGGTCGCGGCGGCCCCGACGCTGGACACCGACAGCGTCGCCCTCCAACAGGTGTACGCCCGCAGCCTGGTGGACCTGGCCGCGCTGCGCTTCGCCCCACTCTCGTTGGGCGGCGCGACAGTGCCGGCGGCCGGGCTGCCCTGGTTCATGACCCTGTTCGGCCGCGACAGCCTGCTGACCTGCCTGCAGACCCTGGCCGTGACACCGTCGCTGGCCCCGCCGACGCTGCGGATCCTGGCGTCGCTGCAGGGTGCGCGGCGCGACGACGTGCTGGAGGAGGACCCCGGCCGGATCCTGCACGAGCTGCGCTACGGCGAGTCCGCCGCGTTCGAGGAGCAGCCGCACTCCCCCTACTACGGCACCGTGGACGCCTCACCGCTGTTCGTGGTGCTGCTCGACGAGTACGAGCGGTGGAGCGGCGACACCGCGCTGGTGCTGGAGTTGGAGCAGGAGGCTCGCGCCGCGCTGGCCTGGATCGACACGTACGCGGACCTGACCTCCACCGGCTACATCTGGTACGAGCGACGCAACCGCGCCACCGGCCTGGACAACCAGTGCTGGAAGGACTCCTGGGACAGCATCTCCTACGCCGACGGGCGGCTGCCGGGCTTCCCGAGGGCCACCTGCGAAACCCAGGGGTACGCCTACGACGCGAAGATCCGGGGTGCCCGGCTGGCGCGTACCGTCTGGGGCGACCCCGCTTTCGCCGAGCGGCTGGAGCAGGAGGCGGCGGCACTGTACGACCGCTTCAACCGGGACTTCTGGCTGGAGGACGCCGGTTTCTACGCCCTCGCGCTGGACCACGACGGCACTCCCGTCGACAGCCTGTCCTCCAACATCGGGCATCTCCTGTGGAGCGGCATCGTGCCGCCGGAGAGGGCCCCGCGGATCGTCGAGCACCTGATGGGTCCGGCGCTCTTCTCCGGGTGGGGGGTACGGACCTTCGCCGAGGGGCAGCGCCGTTACAACCCGCTCGGCTACCACAACGGCACTGTGTGGCCGTTCGACAACTCGTTCATCGCCTGGGGTCTGCGTCGGTACGGCTTCACCGGTGAGGCGGGCCGCATCGCGGAGAGCATCCTGTCCGCGGCCACCTACTTCCAGGGTCGGCTACCCGAGGCGTTCGGCGGGTTCGACCGCGCCACCACCCGGTACCCGGTCCGGTACCCGACCGCCGGCAGCCCACAGGCGTGGTCGAGCGGTGCGTGCATGCTGCTCATCCGCACGATGCTCGGCCTCGATCCGCACGAGGACCACCTGGCCGTGGACCCCGCGCTGCCCTCCACCTTCGGGCGGATCGCGCTGCTGGACGTGCCCGGTCGCTGGGGCAAGGCCGACGCCTTCGCCCGCCACCGCCCCGACCAGCCCTGA